From Novipirellula artificiosorum, the proteins below share one genomic window:
- a CDS encoding glycerol-3-phosphate dehydrogenase/oxidase: MNRDALLDRIRNRTTPWDLIVIGGGATGVGVAMDAATRNLDVLLLEQSDFGKGTSSRSTKLVHGGVRYLRQGNITLVRDALHERSLLRKNAPHLVHDLPFLIPCRNLWQRFFYGVGLKLYDLLAWSDTFGKARNVSAKESLRQIPALQRGIVSGGVIYHDGQFDDTRLLINMVQTAHEHGGCLLNYVAVDGLLHDPTHRIDRVRAIDQETGETLEIRSKAIVNAAGPFCDAVRQMDDPACKPMLAASQGAHLVLPRKFFSGDTAMMVPKTPDGRVLFIIPWHDHAIVGTTDTPIDEVTLEPVAQQSEINFLLELSAAYLEQPPTAADVLSVFTGIRPLVKGDKSSRTASLSRDHVIRVSGSGLTTITGGKWTTVRKMAEDCLDRVIKDANLDAGPCATKTLPIHGHAGSPSDHTVPRSFYGSDLAAMEKLVAASPELAKPLHPSLSIRAVDVVWAVRHEMARTVEDVLARRTRCLFLDTKATQEISGEAARLMAEELRYEQPWIQDQLSLLQSTLSHFQVNPSIKAAPTRSTSPVSRPTELP; encoded by the coding sequence ATGAATCGCGACGCGCTACTGGATCGAATACGAAACCGCACCACGCCTTGGGACCTGATCGTCATCGGTGGTGGCGCAACCGGCGTTGGTGTTGCCATGGACGCGGCAACGCGAAATCTCGATGTGCTACTGCTTGAACAATCCGACTTCGGAAAAGGGACGTCGAGTCGTTCCACCAAGCTGGTACACGGCGGCGTGCGCTACCTGCGTCAAGGCAACATCACCCTCGTTCGTGATGCGCTTCATGAACGCAGCCTGCTGCGCAAAAACGCCCCCCATCTTGTGCATGACTTGCCGTTTTTGATTCCGTGCCGCAATCTATGGCAACGGTTTTTCTACGGCGTGGGGCTCAAGCTTTATGACCTGTTGGCCTGGAGCGACACCTTCGGCAAGGCAAGGAATGTCTCGGCCAAGGAATCCTTACGTCAAATTCCGGCGCTGCAACGCGGAATCGTTTCTGGTGGTGTGATCTATCACGATGGTCAATTTGATGACACCCGGCTGCTCATCAACATGGTTCAAACCGCTCACGAACATGGTGGGTGCTTGCTCAACTACGTTGCCGTCGATGGGCTGCTTCACGATCCAACCCATCGAATCGACCGAGTCCGAGCGATCGATCAAGAAACAGGCGAAACGCTTGAAATCCGCTCGAAGGCGATCGTCAACGCTGCCGGTCCGTTTTGCGATGCGGTCCGGCAAATGGATGATCCAGCATGTAAACCGATGCTCGCAGCCAGTCAAGGCGCGCATCTGGTCTTGCCTCGCAAGTTTTTTTCGGGCGACACCGCAATGATGGTGCCCAAAACCCCTGATGGTCGAGTGTTGTTCATCATTCCTTGGCACGACCATGCGATCGTCGGCACGACCGACACGCCCATCGATGAGGTGACGCTTGAACCGGTCGCCCAGCAATCGGAAATCAATTTCTTACTCGAACTGTCCGCTGCCTATTTGGAGCAACCACCGACCGCCGCAGATGTGTTGAGCGTCTTTACCGGCATTCGGCCACTGGTCAAAGGAGACAAATCCTCACGCACGGCGTCGCTTTCGCGAGATCATGTGATTCGCGTCTCCGGATCGGGGCTGACCACCATCACCGGCGGGAAATGGACAACGGTTCGAAAAATGGCCGAGGATTGCTTGGACCGGGTCATCAAAGATGCGAACCTCGATGCAGGTCCCTGCGCGACGAAGACGCTGCCGATTCACGGTCATGCGGGATCACCAAGTGATCACACTGTGCCACGCTCGTTTTACGGGTCGGACCTTGCCGCGATGGAGAAGCTTGTTGCAGCATCCCCCGAACTCGCAAAACCGTTGCACCCGTCGCTATCGATTCGTGCTGTCGACGTGGTTTGGGCGGTTCGCCACGAGATGGCGAGAACGGTCGAGGACGTGCTTGCCCGACGCACAAGGTGCTTGTTCCTCGATACCAAAGCAACACAAGAAATCTCGGGCGAAGCGGCACGGTTGATGGCAGAAGAGTTGCGATACGAGCAGCCGTGGATTCAGGATCAGCTGAGTTTGTTGCAAAGCACCCTCTCGCATTTTCAAGTGAACCCTTCCATCAAGGCTGCGCCGACGCGCAGCACTTCCCCGGTCAGCCGTCCGACGGAATTACCTTAA
- a CDS encoding RNA polymerase sigma factor has translation MTSHGSSHEPSTSACMLERARGGDPAAWRRLAQVYGPIVYGWARRCGCQSADAADVMQETFAAVANAIHRFDDQRDQATFRGWLWTITRNKLRDRARNQGQVEAAGGTDAQLAMQQVPSPEITEGDEPPSHQQSDAAIARRRTLELLRDGFEPRSWKMFWETTIEGREPIDVAEEMGVSKWAVYKARARVLQRLQEEMEGLLEFRL, from the coding sequence ATGACATCACACGGCTCCTCCCATGAACCGTCCACCTCGGCTTGCATGCTCGAACGAGCGCGCGGCGGAGACCCAGCCGCTTGGCGGCGGTTGGCTCAGGTTTACGGTCCCATCGTCTACGGCTGGGCACGTCGTTGTGGTTGCCAATCGGCCGACGCCGCGGACGTGATGCAAGAAACCTTTGCTGCCGTCGCAAACGCGATCCATCGTTTTGATGACCAGCGTGATCAAGCGACCTTTCGTGGCTGGTTATGGACGATCACGCGAAACAAATTGCGTGACCGAGCGAGGAATCAAGGGCAGGTGGAAGCGGCTGGCGGCACCGACGCTCAGCTCGCGATGCAGCAGGTTCCATCTCCTGAGATCACCGAGGGTGACGAGCCGCCGAGTCACCAGCAGTCCGACGCCGCGATCGCTCGCCGGCGAACGCTCGAGCTGCTTCGCGACGGTTTTGAGCCCCGTTCCTGGAAAATGTTTTGGGAGACAACCATCGAGGGACGTGAACCGATCGACGTCGCCGAGGAAATGGGGGTCAGCAAATGGGCTGTCTACAAGGCGCGAGCTCGGGTGTTACAGCGTCTACAAGAAGAAATGGAGGGTTTGCTGGAATTCAGGCTCTAG
- a CDS encoding endonuclease/exonuclease/phosphatase family protein, with protein sequence MKSPLDGPHLAAVLVAFLALLCPAVSIADGNEDATVTRIVSYNIKHGQGNDGKVDLDRTAAVLKNLQADFIGLQEVDDRAQRSGGVDQAAELGKQLAMYPAFGSFMDFQGGRYGLAVLSKYPIKHSESITLPIGNEPRVALAVEVSLPSGESLLLVNVHFDWVADDRFRFAQAQRLREYLDQVSMPYLLFGDFNDQPGSRTLRLLAQASIEAAKPREDRFTFSSSDPKIEIDFIFASPVTRWKMVEVNVIDEPVASDHRPVVAALHLRSEKD encoded by the coding sequence ATGAAGTCCCCTCTCGATGGTCCCCATCTCGCTGCCGTCTTGGTTGCATTTCTGGCGCTCCTCTGCCCTGCCGTGTCGATCGCGGATGGTAACGAAGATGCGACAGTGACGCGAATTGTTAGTTACAACATCAAGCATGGCCAGGGAAACGATGGGAAAGTCGATCTCGACCGCACGGCGGCGGTGTTAAAAAATCTGCAAGCCGACTTCATCGGATTACAAGAAGTCGATGATCGTGCGCAGCGCAGCGGCGGTGTGGATCAAGCCGCCGAACTTGGAAAGCAACTGGCGATGTATCCTGCATTCGGCTCCTTCATGGATTTCCAAGGAGGTCGGTATGGCTTGGCGGTCTTGTCAAAGTACCCCATCAAGCATTCCGAATCGATCACGCTGCCAATCGGCAATGAACCGCGAGTGGCGTTGGCAGTGGAAGTAAGCTTGCCGTCGGGCGAGTCGCTGCTGCTGGTGAATGTCCATTTTGACTGGGTCGCTGACGACCGGTTTCGTTTCGCACAAGCTCAGCGGTTGCGCGAGTATCTCGACCAAGTGTCGATGCCATACCTCTTGTTTGGCGACTTCAACGATCAGCCCGGCTCGCGGACACTCCGGTTGCTTGCGCAAGCGTCGATCGAAGCAGCCAAACCACGCGAAGATCGATTTACCTTTTCATCGTCGGACCCCAAAATTGAAATCGACTTTATCTTTGCGTCACCGGTCACGCGTTGGAAAATGGTTGAAGTGAACGTGATTGACGAACCGGTCGCATCGGATCATCGCCCGGTCGTCGCAGCCTTACACCTTCGATCGGAAAAAGATTGA
- a CDS encoding right-handed parallel beta-helix repeat-containing protein has product MIRSLCIGLCIASFVPMLSPCLANTFVVATTGSDDAKGTASAPVRTISRAAEMAMPGDTVLVRAGIYRERVSPPRGGQPGKPITYRAEQWGRVLIKGSDLWQPTWTEHADGVYFAVPEESVFTDDVYLDSANPFRVEMASTPYNRNGKPEKDRFGYGDPKLVYNCGQIIVGDELFEQKPFLDEVELQADSWTFDSDSGRIYVHFGDRIPSQSVVEITTRRRIFAPHRLGLGHIVVEGFVLEHCGNNYPTNFWSTPIWAQSGALGLRGGHHWIVRNNMIRYANTVAIDVGFKGGSNEPAPEIETDQDSLGTSNRIEANYLVDNGAAGLIGSGSIEMVVCDNVIMRNNTLGFIGNKRYEHAGIKCHDIRDGRIERNYIANNPLNDGVWLDNRFPGTRISRNLIVNNGVKGIFLEMSDQDWDSAFVDHNIVIGNTLNQFYVHDASGSTVIHNLFANSPTESRNGQGAYIYQVTSRTRTYHHSLFNNLFVNHRVIMDINYPSHLSGPQRLDHNVYDASADQRAFIVNSASDKPSPWNPAEFIALVDQDLGHLSTGEASIDDGKKAKLTFDQWQAFWQSHGLANDQHSVLTQGISVSYKPQTHELTLFVPLNPDQVGSNDHPSIDEDYWGSPIAPNGHARPGPFQNLKQGENVFCVWRGLPVLDRGAVPQSSMLP; this is encoded by the coding sequence ATGATTCGCTCGCTGTGCATCGGCCTTTGCATCGCCTCGTTTGTGCCCATGCTCTCGCCCTGTTTGGCCAACACCTTCGTCGTTGCAACGACCGGTTCCGACGATGCGAAAGGGACCGCATCTGCGCCGGTACGGACCATCAGCCGCGCAGCCGAGATGGCGATGCCGGGAGACACGGTTTTGGTCCGCGCGGGAATCTATCGCGAACGGGTCTCACCACCACGCGGTGGCCAACCGGGTAAACCGATCACCTATCGAGCTGAGCAGTGGGGGCGTGTCTTGATCAAGGGTTCGGACCTCTGGCAGCCAACGTGGACCGAGCACGCCGATGGCGTTTACTTTGCCGTACCGGAGGAGTCGGTGTTTACCGACGATGTCTACCTCGATAGCGCAAACCCCTTTCGTGTCGAGATGGCGTCGACTCCCTACAATCGTAACGGCAAGCCCGAAAAAGATCGTTTTGGCTATGGCGACCCAAAGCTAGTCTACAACTGTGGCCAAATCATTGTCGGCGATGAACTCTTTGAGCAAAAGCCATTTCTCGATGAGGTGGAACTTCAAGCGGACAGCTGGACGTTCGACTCGGACTCGGGTCGCATCTACGTTCATTTCGGCGACCGGATCCCGTCACAATCCGTGGTAGAAATCACGACTCGACGTCGAATTTTCGCGCCGCATCGGCTCGGACTCGGGCACATCGTTGTCGAAGGGTTTGTGCTCGAACATTGTGGGAACAACTATCCAACCAATTTTTGGAGCACGCCCATTTGGGCCCAATCCGGAGCGTTGGGCCTTCGCGGTGGGCACCATTGGATCGTCCGAAACAACATGATTCGCTACGCCAACACGGTGGCCATCGATGTGGGATTCAAGGGCGGCAGCAATGAACCCGCCCCCGAAATCGAAACGGACCAAGACTCACTCGGCACAAGCAATCGAATCGAAGCCAATTACTTGGTCGACAATGGCGCGGCCGGGCTGATTGGTTCGGGCAGCATCGAGATGGTGGTTTGTGATAACGTGATCATGCGGAACAATACACTCGGTTTCATTGGAAACAAACGTTACGAACATGCCGGCATCAAGTGCCATGACATTCGTGACGGACGGATCGAACGAAACTACATCGCTAACAACCCACTGAACGACGGTGTCTGGCTCGACAATCGCTTTCCTGGCACGAGAATCTCTCGAAATCTAATTGTCAACAACGGCGTTAAAGGGATCTTCTTGGAGATGAGCGACCAGGATTGGGATTCCGCCTTCGTCGACCATAACATTGTGATCGGAAACACGCTAAACCAGTTTTATGTTCACGATGCATCGGGATCGACCGTGATCCACAATCTGTTCGCAAACAGTCCCACGGAAAGCCGCAATGGTCAGGGAGCCTACATTTACCAAGTGACATCGCGAACACGAACCTATCACCACTCGCTCTTCAACAACCTGTTTGTCAACCACCGTGTGATAATGGACATCAATTACCCATCGCATCTCAGTGGGCCTCAACGGTTGGATCACAACGTTTACGATGCCAGTGCCGACCAACGGGCTTTTATCGTCAATAGTGCCAGTGACAAGCCGTCACCTTGGAACCCAGCGGAGTTCATCGCTTTGGTCGACCAAGACTTGGGGCACCTCTCCACGGGGGAAGCATCGATCGATGATGGCAAGAAAGCGAAGTTGACCTTTGATCAATGGCAGGCATTTTGGCAAAGCCATGGGCTAGCGAACGACCAGCACAGTGTGCTGACGCAGGGGATTTCGGTCTCTTACAAGCCACAAACGCACGAGTTGACCTTGTTCGTTCCCTTGAACCCTGATCAGGTTGGCAGCAACGATCACCCGTCCATCGACGAGGATTACTGGGGAAGTCCCATTGCCCCCAACGGCCATGCACGGCCCGGGCCCTTTCAAAATCTGAAACAGGGTGAGAACGTCTTTTGTGTCTGGCGTGGCTTGCCGGTTTTGGATCGTGGCGCGGTTCCCCAGTCGTCCATGCTTCCGTAG
- a CDS encoding serine/threonine protein kinase, giving the protein MKQNCLANEDLRRVLLGQLPKEQFDSAISHLDRCDACRMAVEQLENLAENRGAGIVSDPFQAESACQVALNRMMERPKSNLSFTTPLPCETLGPYRLLRTLGIGGMGTVYLAEHQRLKRQVAVKLLPRERVNQPGWLDRFEREMTTIAALEHPNVVRATDAGHQEGWHYLVMEYLDGMDVGRIAHRVGQLPIADACEIVRQAALGLAHVHELGLVHRDIKPSNLMLTRSGQIKLLDLGLVLAGDDPLTLDDRLTTVGHLMGTMGYMAPEQLMDSRDVDSRADLYSLGATLYRLIAGHPPHSRTRGVGSHVLAITSTPPKPLDAIREETPPEIVELVREMLSLERDQRPENASHVAERLRERSHPHSLKQVLREALRKPDGDDGPPASFVPSVVDQASQPPSKRFGKGLFGGWFGGIVAGSLLLAALVIKVQTDRGELVIHSEQDGLTVLIKQDDEVVETLSVQKKADTRTVLRKGTYRVEIEGGGDALVLSDDVVTIGRGTISEVAVQQALGTTQISPPSNSIDQGPIYQGKDHDAWRKVLTREQDAKSLGEAMVAIETLSRENSDRLEDAVATIETARRLGGMSSASSFQRSFEGEPSMEYMRSLLDVFPNYLPEPGLVAIDRELAGGNRKSRIACLWLLKDFFEGVQQETRYPEKSVAAADWIRQQGETAAGNEFLDGLAKHLREAVQSFDGESALDSAADEYGVEAGLALTILRNQSIVGDPWLETYMHQRIQPTWAAWREIHDSKGRRIAVMESNPYAIWQSRPLSDLELIAASQIAASDEDYQDWVVLASMLLSDQYNRFRNETDRSQRVFHLLTEKAPETLLRQIEIELEAMRVPVVDGSEQGTLQGGMGMGMGMGGMGGGGMPWIPVFALGKVDSVASGQEEGIWATALPYYAEKVEPTSETLDRLQQLRSVMEMHNIEQSTLSQNPYAIIDAAIETVKQRLP; this is encoded by the coding sequence ATGAAACAGAACTGCTTAGCAAACGAGGATCTTCGCCGAGTCCTGTTGGGACAACTGCCAAAGGAGCAGTTCGATTCCGCCATCTCACACCTGGACCGCTGCGACGCGTGCCGGATGGCCGTTGAGCAATTGGAAAACCTTGCGGAGAATCGCGGAGCGGGAATCGTTTCCGACCCGTTCCAGGCCGAATCGGCTTGCCAAGTCGCACTCAACCGTATGATGGAACGGCCTAAGAGCAACCTTTCCTTCACCACTCCCCTGCCCTGCGAAACGCTTGGGCCCTATCGGTTACTGCGGACCCTTGGCATCGGTGGGATGGGGACTGTTTATTTGGCCGAACACCAACGATTGAAGCGTCAAGTTGCGGTCAAATTGCTGCCGCGTGAACGCGTCAACCAACCCGGTTGGCTTGATCGTTTTGAGCGAGAAATGACGACCATCGCAGCGCTTGAACATCCGAATGTGGTTCGTGCGACCGATGCAGGACATCAAGAGGGTTGGCACTATTTGGTGATGGAATACCTGGACGGAATGGATGTCGGGCGAATCGCACATCGTGTCGGGCAATTGCCGATTGCCGACGCTTGTGAAATCGTTCGCCAAGCGGCGCTCGGCTTGGCTCATGTTCATGAGCTTGGTCTCGTTCATCGCGACATCAAACCCTCGAACCTGATGTTGACGCGATCCGGGCAAATCAAACTGCTGGACCTCGGACTGGTGCTCGCCGGCGACGATCCTCTCACGCTCGACGATCGGCTGACGACCGTCGGGCATTTGATGGGCACGATGGGCTACATGGCCCCCGAGCAATTGATGGACAGCCGCGATGTCGATTCGCGAGCGGATCTCTATTCGCTCGGCGCGACGTTGTATCGATTGATCGCCGGCCACCCGCCTCATTCACGAACTCGCGGCGTCGGTTCCCATGTCTTGGCGATCACCAGCACACCGCCAAAACCGCTCGATGCGATTCGTGAAGAGACGCCACCGGAAATTGTCGAGTTGGTGAGGGAGATGTTGTCGCTTGAACGAGACCAACGTCCCGAAAACGCCAGTCATGTGGCAGAGCGTTTGAGGGAGCGGAGTCATCCACACTCATTGAAACAAGTGCTACGTGAAGCATTGCGAAAACCCGATGGGGACGACGGTCCACCGGCCAGCTTCGTCCCGTCCGTCGTCGATCAGGCATCACAGCCCCCAAGCAAACGATTCGGCAAAGGCCTGTTCGGCGGGTGGTTCGGCGGGATTGTCGCGGGCTCACTCTTGCTGGCGGCGCTGGTGATCAAAGTCCAAACCGACCGTGGCGAGTTGGTGATTCATAGCGAGCAGGATGGGCTGACGGTGTTGATCAAGCAAGACGACGAGGTAGTCGAAACGTTGAGTGTCCAAAAGAAGGCCGACACACGCACCGTGCTTCGGAAGGGAACGTACCGAGTCGAAATCGAGGGCGGGGGAGACGCTTTAGTCTTGAGCGATGATGTCGTCACGATTGGTCGCGGGACGATCTCGGAAGTGGCGGTGCAACAGGCCCTCGGCACCACTCAAATTTCGCCACCGAGCAACTCGATTGACCAAGGCCCGATTTACCAAGGCAAAGACCATGACGCATGGAGGAAGGTGCTTACACGGGAACAAGATGCAAAATCGCTGGGCGAAGCCATGGTCGCCATCGAAACACTCTCGCGAGAGAACAGCGATCGTCTTGAAGACGCGGTGGCGACGATTGAAACGGCGCGACGATTGGGCGGAATGTCATCGGCGAGTTCGTTTCAGCGATCGTTTGAGGGGGAACCCTCGATGGAGTACATGAGGTCTTTGCTCGACGTTTTTCCCAACTATCTTCCAGAACCGGGATTGGTCGCGATCGATCGAGAACTCGCCGGTGGTAACCGAAAGAGTCGGATCGCCTGCCTTTGGCTGCTGAAAGACTTTTTTGAGGGAGTGCAGCAGGAAACACGCTATCCGGAAAAATCGGTTGCAGCAGCCGATTGGATTCGCCAGCAGGGGGAAACGGCGGCCGGAAACGAGTTCCTCGATGGGTTGGCAAAGCATCTGCGAGAGGCTGTCCAGTCCTTTGACGGCGAGTCGGCCTTGGACAGCGCGGCGGATGAGTATGGCGTGGAAGCGGGTTTGGCATTGACGATTCTTCGGAATCAGTCGATCGTTGGCGATCCCTGGCTGGAAACCTACATGCATCAGCGGATCCAGCCCACGTGGGCCGCTTGGAGAGAGATTCACGATTCAAAGGGACGCCGCATCGCCGTCATGGAATCGAACCCCTACGCCATTTGGCAATCGCGTCCCTTGAGCGATCTTGAACTGATTGCTGCTTCGCAAATCGCTGCATCGGATGAAGACTATCAAGATTGGGTTGTGTTGGCTTCGATGCTGTTGTCTGACCAGTACAACCGTTTCCGCAACGAAACCGACCGAAGCCAGCGCGTCTTCCATCTACTGACGGAAAAGGCGCCCGAAACGTTGCTGCGGCAGATTGAAATCGAACTCGAAGCGATGCGAGTTCCCGTCGTCGATGGCTCGGAGCAAGGAACACTCCAGGGCGGCATGGGCATGGGGATGGGTATGGGTGGTATGGGGGGAGGCGGCATGCCATGGATCCCCGTTTTCGCATTGGGCAAGGTGGATTCGGTCGCATCGGGCCAGGAGGAGGGGATTTGGGCGACCGCATTGCCCTACTATGCCGAAAAGGTTGAGCCAACGTCGGAAACGCTCGATCGATTACAGCAGCTGCGCAGCGTCATGGAAATGCACAATATCGAGCAAAGCACTTTGTCGCAGAATCCCTACGCCATCATCGATGCTGCGATCGAGACAGTGAAACAGCGGCTACCGTAA
- a CDS encoding glycoside hydrolase family 97 protein yields MNSDAFSKTSLHFLFLGMLVIACHANANAIELRSPDGLLVAEIDVNSDGGIKKLLTYRATWKGRPVLTDSQLGLDVEGMSGADGVRVVDVHTGSFDQTWTPICGERSMVRNHYNEVSLQLQALGQRPCTLQVTFRAFNEGLAFRYTLPQQSGLDQVTIEAEWSEFQFPADHKTWVAYRAQADYEEARLSEVKPGCERPLTIQADEDRYVAIGEAGLVDFARMKFAPLKGSPFGLVSHLDGQVQAKLPLSTPWRFVMVASRPGELIENNCLVLNLNEPCAIAEPSWIKPGKVIREVTLTTDGGKALVDFAVKRGLQYIHFDAGWYGHEYDDASDATTVTVDPKRSAGPLALQEVIAYAKQHEIGVILYVNRRALEKQLDEILPLYQSWGIAGVKYGFVNVGSQKWTTWLHDAIRKAADHQLMVDVHDEYRPTGFERTYPNLMTAEGIAGDETSPTNRNTLTLLYSRMLCGPADNTVCYFSSRVDKNATHAYQLAKAVCIYSPWQYLYWYDRPAAADEDRAEKFITDEPELEFFDALPTTWDETRVLQGEIGRYALIARRKGEQWFIGAMNSGTERTLIVPLDFLASGHSYVAHRYVDNPSIDTRTKVQIVRTPVDASSVLRVEMSSQGGQAIRIAPK; encoded by the coding sequence ATGAACTCAGATGCTTTCTCCAAAACGTCCTTACACTTCCTTTTTTTGGGGATGCTAGTGATCGCCTGTCACGCGAACGCAAACGCGATAGAGTTGCGATCCCCCGACGGGCTGCTGGTGGCCGAGATCGACGTGAATTCCGATGGAGGCATCAAGAAACTGCTGACCTATCGCGCAACGTGGAAGGGTCGCCCGGTGCTTACCGATTCCCAACTCGGTCTGGACGTAGAGGGGATGTCCGGCGCCGACGGCGTTCGAGTTGTTGACGTGCATACCGGATCGTTTGACCAAACGTGGACGCCGATCTGTGGCGAACGAAGCATGGTTCGTAATCACTACAACGAAGTCAGCTTGCAGCTGCAAGCACTCGGTCAGCGACCCTGTACCCTTCAAGTGACCTTCCGCGCATTCAATGAGGGGTTAGCGTTTCGCTACACCCTACCTCAGCAATCGGGTTTGGATCAGGTAACGATTGAGGCGGAATGGAGTGAGTTTCAGTTTCCGGCCGATCACAAGACATGGGTCGCTTACCGTGCGCAAGCCGACTATGAGGAAGCGCGGCTGAGTGAAGTCAAACCGGGCTGTGAACGGCCGCTGACGATCCAGGCAGATGAGGACCGGTATGTTGCGATCGGTGAAGCCGGGCTCGTCGATTTCGCCCGAATGAAGTTCGCACCGTTGAAGGGGTCGCCATTTGGATTGGTCAGTCATCTCGACGGGCAAGTTCAGGCGAAGCTTCCCCTATCGACACCATGGCGTTTTGTGATGGTCGCGAGCCGACCGGGTGAGTTGATCGAAAACAACTGTCTTGTATTGAACCTGAATGAACCCTGTGCGATCGCGGAACCTTCGTGGATCAAGCCAGGGAAAGTCATTCGAGAGGTCACGTTGACGACCGATGGCGGCAAGGCCCTGGTTGATTTTGCAGTCAAGCGAGGTTTGCAGTACATCCATTTCGATGCCGGATGGTACGGCCACGAGTACGACGATGCGTCCGATGCAACCACCGTGACCGTTGACCCCAAGCGTTCCGCGGGACCCTTGGCGTTACAAGAAGTGATTGCCTACGCAAAACAGCACGAGATCGGTGTGATTTTGTATGTCAACCGACGGGCGTTGGAAAAGCAGCTTGATGAAATCTTGCCGCTCTACCAATCGTGGGGTATCGCGGGAGTGAAGTATGGGTTCGTGAATGTCGGCTCGCAAAAATGGACCACCTGGTTGCACGATGCGATTCGCAAAGCAGCGGATCATCAATTGATGGTCGATGTTCACGACGAGTATCGTCCCACCGGGTTCGAGCGGACGTATCCGAACCTGATGACCGCCGAGGGCATCGCGGGCGATGAGACTTCACCTACGAATCGCAACACATTGACGCTTCTCTACAGCCGCATGCTGTGTGGGCCTGCGGACAACACGGTCTGCTATTTCTCGTCCCGCGTCGACAAGAATGCCACTCACGCCTACCAACTTGCCAAGGCCGTCTGTATCTACAGTCCGTGGCAGTATTTGTATTGGTACGACCGTCCCGCAGCAGCCGATGAGGATCGAGCCGAGAAGTTTATTACGGATGAACCGGAATTGGAGTTTTTTGATGCGTTGCCAACCACCTGGGATGAGACTCGCGTGCTGCAGGGCGAGATCGGTCGCTACGCCTTGATCGCTCGGCGCAAGGGTGAGCAGTGGTTTATCGGCGCGATGAATAGCGGCACGGAACGCACGCTAATTGTTCCGCTGGATTTTCTTGCCTCCGGCCACTCCTATGTTGCGCACCGTTATGTCGACAATCCGTCCATCGACACCCGGACGAAGGTCCAAATCGTACGCACCCCCGTCGATGCTTCGTCCGTGCTTCGTGTTGAAATGTCTTCGCAAGGTGGGCAAGCGATACGCATCGCCCCCAAATGA